The following proteins are encoded in a genomic region of Phycisphaera sp.:
- a CDS encoding ABC transporter ATP-binding protein — MTLIKCEQLTREFKKGEEIIRPLDGLDLEVPAGEFMALMGPSGSGKTTLLNLIAGIDKPTSGKLIIDGVNIAELSRNKLAAWRSDNVGYVFQLYNLVPVLTAFENVELPLLLHKLTRAERRERVQKALEDVGIADRSDHFPRQLSGGQEQRVAIARAIVTDPTILVADEPTGDLDKSSAKSIMELLSSLNRDQGKTIVMVTHDPGTTDYATRTLHLDTGKLARDHAHQTEEVLA; from the coding sequence ATGACACTCATCAAGTGCGAACAACTCACCCGCGAGTTCAAGAAGGGCGAGGAGATCATCCGCCCGCTCGACGGTCTCGACCTCGAAGTCCCCGCCGGCGAGTTCATGGCCCTCATGGGCCCCAGCGGCAGCGGCAAGACCACGCTGCTGAACCTCATCGCCGGCATCGACAAGCCCACCAGCGGCAAGCTCATCATCGACGGTGTGAACATCGCCGAGCTCAGCCGCAACAAGCTGGCCGCCTGGCGCTCCGACAACGTCGGCTACGTCTTCCAGCTCTACAACCTCGTGCCGGTGCTCACGGCCTTCGAGAACGTCGAGCTGCCCCTGCTGCTGCACAAGCTCACCCGCGCCGAGCGGCGCGAGCGTGTGCAGAAGGCGCTTGAAGACGTGGGCATCGCCGACCGAAGCGACCACTTCCCCCGCCAGCTCTCGGGCGGGCAGGAGCAGCGCGTGGCCATCGCCCGCGCGATCGTGACCGACCCGACCATCCTGGTGGCCGACGAGCCCACGGGCGACCTGGACAAATCGTCGGCCAAGTCGATCATGGAACTGCTCAGCAGCCTGAATCGGGATCAGGGCAAGACCATCGTGATGGTGACCCACGATCCGGGCACCACCGACTACGCAACACGCACGCTGCACCTGGACACCGGAAAGCTCGCCCGCGACCACGCGCACCAAACGGAAGAGGTGCTCGCATGA
- a CDS encoding efflux RND transporter periplasmic adaptor subunit: MHSKALLGRIPPSTAVAAGVAIILTGVVVWTAGVSFTPATPVRVAPVVFEASAVETQEAEPGERQPAGQAIQAPGWLEAAPYYTAATALTDGVVAEVLVLEGQTVEKGQPLARLVPDDAHISLAAAEANLTSAQAELAVAQANLRAAETDWNNPIERERAVAATKAALAETEANLTQLPAVTETQRAMAKQLQAELDRASRAQRGGAANELEVIVLTQRVAGQLATVTATEQRQAILEAQRDRLRAEVHAAGRNFELRIDEQRSLDLSRAHEQRARAAVAMAQAKLDEAQLRVDRLTITAPITGAVQKRLKVPGDKIMLAMDEAHSAHVVHLYDPAKLQVRVDVPLADARHMFEGQRCEVIVEVLPDQTFEGVVDRITYEADLQKNTLQAKVRVIDPSPLLRPEMLTRVKFLPRGGGGQEAPALGDTAMLVPSSAIDNGRVWVVRSRRGDTGKAFAQGIEIIEDLGEYARVRGKLRSGDLLALNATNLNDGARVRISTDSKDGTP, encoded by the coding sequence ATGCACTCGAAAGCACTCCTTGGGCGCATCCCGCCCTCCACCGCCGTCGCCGCGGGCGTCGCCATCATTCTGACGGGGGTGGTCGTCTGGACCGCCGGCGTGAGCTTCACCCCCGCCACTCCGGTGCGCGTTGCGCCGGTAGTGTTCGAGGCGTCCGCCGTCGAGACACAGGAAGCCGAACCGGGCGAACGCCAGCCCGCCGGCCAGGCCATCCAGGCCCCAGGCTGGCTCGAGGCCGCCCCCTACTACACCGCCGCCACCGCGCTGACCGACGGCGTGGTGGCCGAGGTGCTGGTGCTCGAGGGGCAGACCGTCGAGAAGGGCCAGCCCCTGGCACGCCTGGTGCCCGACGACGCGCACATCTCACTCGCCGCCGCCGAGGCCAACCTCACCAGCGCCCAAGCCGAACTGGCGGTCGCGCAAGCCAACCTTCGTGCCGCCGAGACCGACTGGAACAACCCCATCGAGCGCGAGCGGGCCGTGGCCGCGACCAAGGCCGCGCTGGCGGAAACCGAGGCCAACCTCACCCAACTCCCCGCCGTCACCGAGACGCAGCGGGCGATGGCCAAGCAGCTGCAGGCCGAGCTCGACCGCGCCAGCCGCGCGCAGCGGGGCGGCGCTGCGAACGAATTGGAAGTGATCGTGCTCACCCAGCGTGTGGCCGGCCAGCTAGCCACGGTTACCGCGACCGAGCAGCGGCAGGCCATCCTCGAAGCCCAGCGCGACCGCCTGCGGGCCGAGGTGCACGCCGCCGGGCGCAACTTCGAGCTCCGTATCGATGAGCAGCGCAGCCTCGACCTCTCGCGCGCCCACGAGCAGCGCGCCCGAGCCGCCGTCGCGATGGCCCAGGCCAAGCTCGACGAGGCCCAGCTCCGCGTCGACCGCCTGACCATCACCGCTCCCATCACCGGGGCCGTGCAGAAACGCCTGAAAGTGCCCGGCGACAAGATCATGCTGGCCATGGACGAGGCCCACTCCGCGCATGTCGTTCACTTGTACGACCCCGCCAAGCTCCAGGTCCGCGTCGACGTGCCATTGGCCGACGCGCGGCACATGTTCGAGGGCCAGCGGTGCGAGGTTATCGTCGAGGTGCTGCCCGACCAGACGTTCGAGGGCGTGGTCGACCGCATCACCTACGAGGCCGACCTGCAAAAGAACACGTTGCAGGCCAAGGTGCGCGTGATCGACCCCTCGCCCCTGCTGCGGCCCGAGATGCTCACGCGCGTGAAGTTCCTGCCGCGAGGCGGGGGCGGGCAGGAAGCCCCCGCATTGGGCGACACCGCCATGCTCGTGCCCAGCAGCGCCATCGACAACGGCCGCGTCTGGGTCGTTCGGAGTCGTCGCGGCGATACGGGCAAGGCTTTCGCACAGGGCATCGAGATCATCGAAGACCTCGGCGAGTACGCCCGCGTGCGCGGCAAGCTGCGATCGGGAGACCTGCTCGCGCTGAACGCCACCAACCTCAACGACGGCGCCCGAGTGCGCATCTCTACCGACAGCAAGGACGGCACCCCATGA
- a CDS encoding ABC transporter permease has translation MNPLKFVPYIAKQAWRHRVRSGLTLMGIAIAMFLFTAVQAMRTGVEAATTATANDTTLVVYRKDRFCPVTSELPQDYQRRIESIPGVVSAIPMKVVVSNCRTSLDVVTFRGVPKDDFIASRGDKFEVIDGSLEDWKRRTDAALLGETLATRRGLKAGQTFDAAGITAYVAGVIRSKDPQDHNVAYTALEFVQLAGRDRLGIVTQFNVKVEDASMLDGVAEAIDDEFRRAQDPTQTFGEKAFVARIADDIVELVGFANWLGIGALIAVLALVGNAIILSVQSRIAEHAVLQTLGFNGRLVAMLIVAEGVLLSLIGGVLGAAAAMLVARFGSFALSVEGQSIPITAGWRVLAIGVLVCVALGVLAGLVPAWQASRREIATCFRAV, from the coding sequence ATGAACCCCCTCAAGTTTGTCCCTTATATCGCAAAGCAAGCCTGGCGCCACCGCGTGCGCTCGGGCCTCACGCTCATGGGCATCGCCATCGCCATGTTCCTGTTCACCGCCGTCCAGGCCATGCGCACCGGCGTCGAGGCCGCAACGACCGCAACCGCCAACGACACCACGCTGGTCGTCTACCGCAAGGACCGCTTCTGCCCGGTCACCAGCGAGCTGCCCCAGGACTACCAACGCCGCATCGAGTCGATCCCCGGCGTTGTGTCGGCCATCCCCATGAAGGTCGTCGTCAGCAACTGCCGAACAAGCCTGGACGTGGTCACCTTCCGCGGCGTGCCCAAAGACGACTTCATCGCCAGCCGCGGCGACAAGTTCGAGGTCATCGACGGCAGCCTCGAAGACTGGAAACGCCGCACCGACGCCGCGCTGCTTGGCGAAACCCTCGCCACCCGGCGAGGCCTCAAGGCCGGGCAGACCTTCGACGCCGCGGGCATCACCGCCTACGTCGCCGGCGTCATTCGCTCGAAGGACCCCCAGGACCACAACGTCGCCTACACCGCGCTCGAGTTCGTGCAGCTCGCCGGGCGAGACCGGCTTGGCATCGTCACGCAGTTCAACGTAAAGGTCGAAGACGCGAGCATGCTCGACGGCGTGGCCGAGGCCATCGACGATGAGTTCCGCCGCGCGCAAGACCCAACCCAGACCTTCGGCGAGAAGGCCTTCGTCGCGCGCATCGCCGACGACATCGTCGAGCTGGTGGGCTTCGCCAACTGGCTGGGCATCGGCGCCCTCATCGCCGTGCTGGCGTTGGTGGGTAATGCCATCATCCTGAGCGTCCAGAGCCGCATCGCCGAGCACGCCGTGCTGCAAACGCTGGGCTTCAACGGCCGCCTGGTCGCGATGCTCATCGTGGCCGAGGGCGTGCTGCTGTCGCTCATCGGCGGCGTGCTGGGCGCGGCCGCCGCGATGCTCGTGGCCCGCTTCGGCAGCTTCGCCTTGTCGGTCGAGGGCCAATCCATCCCCATCACCGCGGGCTGGCGGGTGCTGGCCATCGGCGTGCTGGTGTGCGTGGCGCTGGGCGTATTGGCGGGCCTCGTGCCCGCGTGGCAGGCCTCGCGCCGCGAGATCGCTACGTGCTTCCGGGCCGTCTAA